In Balnearium lithotrophicum, the sequence CGGAAACGGCAAAGGTCTTAAATCCTGAGAAAAAGGTTCTAATCCCCTACTACAAGGCCGGCTGTTTAATGGCGGATATGGCAATTGTTGAGGAAATTGAGGAGTTTAAGAGGGAGAATCCTGAATACGCAGTAGTTACTTACGTTAACAGCTCTGTAGATGTTAAGGCAGTTTCAGACATCTGCTGTACTTCTGCAAATGCAGTTAAAGTGGTTGAGAGTTTGGAGAACGAGAAAATCCTGTTTGTTCCCGATAAAAACCTTGGAAGTTACGTTGCTGAAAAGGTTAAGGGTAAAGAAATAAGGGTTTGGAACGGTTACTGTCCGATTCACCAGAAGTTGACAGTAGAGGATGTAAGGAGGAGAAAGGAGGAAAATCCCGGAGCTCCCTTAGTAGTCCACCCTGAGTGTAGAAAGGAAGTAAGGGATTTGGCAGACTTCATTGGAAGTACGTCTCAAATTGTCAGGTTTGTAAAGGAGACGAGTGCTAAAAAGGTAATTGTTGGAACGGAGAGGGGAACGATTCACCAGCTTAAAAAGCTCAGACCTGACGTTGCGTTCATTCCTGCTTACAGCGAGTTTATCTGCGACCAGATGAAGATGATAACTCCGGAGAGGTTGTTGAAGGCCCTTGAAAGGGAACAGTTTGAGGTTTCTGTTGACCCAGAGGTTGCAAAGAGAGCGGAGGGAGCTCTCCTCAGAATGCTGGAGGTTAAATAATGGAGAAGAGATTAGAATTTAAGCAGAACTTAATCTTCTTTGCTGTTCCCCTAACCTTTGATTTACTGTTTTTGGTTGGAGCTCTCTTTCTCTCATTTCCAATTAACCTAATATTAGGATTAGTTGCTGTTATCTTTGCTGGAGTTGTTGTTTGGCAGTCAAGGCCTTTTCTGAAAAATTACGAACTTACTCTAACTCCCAAGTTTTTAGAGGTTAGAGACTTTAGGAAGAATTTGGTAAGAAAAATTGAGTGGAACAAAGTAGAAGCCGCAGCTGCCGGGTACAAAAAGAGCTGGCTCCTCTACACTTACAGTTTTTACTTTAGAGTAAAGGGAGACGAGGATTTGCTCTTTGGACTTATAACAAGGCAGGAGGGGCTAACCTCAAAGTTTCAGCAGTTTATGAAGGTATTTGTTAGAAAGAGAATTCCCGTTCAAGTTGTGAAGGGAAAATAGAATGGGAAAAAAAGGATTGTGATGTTGGAAACTTAGAAAAATGTATGGGGCTGAAAAACTTTAAACTAATAATTGTCTTAAAATCAATGATAGCTACTATAAAAGGACATTAAGTAATCACGATATAGTTAACGGAAATTTTAAACATACGAGCATCATACAATCTTATTTGCCTTTCTTACATATCAATTCATAGTAGCTGTTCAAAGAAGAGTAAAAATGTAAAAATAGTGAAATTTAGTTAACTAAGTGAAATATTCTGTTAAATCTCGGAAGGTGTTTGTGTGAATCCCAAGAGAAAAATATGATTCTTGCAATTCCCACAATCTTACTTCTATCAACAAAACCCCAGTATCTACTATCGTAACTGTTGTTTCTGTTATCACCCATCATAAAGTACTTATTCTTGGGAACTACGAAAACCTGAGTATTGTCCCCCTGAATACCGGTTTTCAGTATAAAGTGTTTCTTCTCACCGCCTTCCTTCCGTGGTAAGTACTCGTAGTAGAGTTTGCCTGTAAACTTTCGTCCCTTTTCCCAGTAGGAAAAATTACCTGCAGGTTGATACTTACAGGGCTTGCCGTTAATGTAGAGTTTTCCATCAATAACCTGAATTTTATCCCCCGGAATACCGATTATTCTCTTAATGTAGTAAACATCCTCATTCAAAGGAAAGTGGAAAACAACTACATCTCCCCTATCGGGCTCCCTGAAGTGGTAAGTAATCTTATCCACTAAAATAAAGTCACCTACAAGCAAAGTTGGAATCATTGAACCTGATGGTATGTGAAAGGACTGAACTATAAAAGTTCTTATAATTAAAGCAAGAATTAAAGCAACTACAAGGGATTTTAAGTTTTCTAAAAGCTTATTTTCCTTCATATCCTGCTCCAGGTACAAAATTTTCTGGAATTATACTCCCATGGGGGAATAGGTTGCTCGGTCAAATCGCTCAAATATTGATTAGAACGGGAAGGAGTAAGAAACTGATAACCTACGGGAAACTGTCTGAGGAAATCAACTTCCAATTTGGAAGGTACATAGTTCATCCCATTTCTGTTTCAAGATACATCAGACAAGTCTGTTATGAGTTCTATGAAAACTTCGGTGTATTTCCTGGTTCGGTAGTAGTAAGTAAGTCTACGGGAATGCCGTCAGAAGGCTATTTTTCATTTATAGAGAATTTTGGATTCAAGAGCTCCGACAGAAAAGGGCTGTGGTTAGGGCTCCTAAACCAATTCTACAGGTTCTGCGAGGTGATGGATGGGAATACTTCTCTTCCTGATACTCTTTTTGATTCTCGTTCTCCTCGTTTTTCCGTCGATACAGAGGGGAAGAAAAGGAAATGAACAGAGCATTGAAATTAAGGGGTTAGACGGAACTGTAGTTCTGCTTTCCGAAGACGGAGTATCCTTTTTTAGAGAAGGAGAATTCAGATTCTGGAGGAAAGAAGAGATAAAGGAGCTCTCCTTCAAAAAGGAAACTGATAATACCTACATTCTGAAATTGAGAACATCAAACTCCTACTACGAAATTCCTGTAAGGAAGGAGGAGCTCTCGAAGTTATTTGTAAAAGGAGAAGGGTACCCAGAACTCTCCATTCCCTGGCTTCCAGTAGTACTTGGAACGGCATCCTCACTTATCCTGGCGGAGATTTTATCCTCTGAAATCTCCCAGTTCTCTCACAGCCATGAATCGGACAATAAATTAGATACCAGTGAAAATGAACACCCGCAGGAGGACGAATTTATTGAGGATAACCAATTCTTTGACGACTTCAACGATTTTTAACAGCGAAGATTTAAGGGAGCTCTACTCGGTAAAAAAACCTGCAGTTTACCTACCCTTAGAGCTAAATATGGGAGCTCCGTCCTTTAGCGAAAGGGAGGTCAGGTTTGTCCTCTCCTATCCAGACCTTTACGAGGTTGGGACTTCCCACATAGGTGGAAAGATTCTCTACTACATAATCAACAACTTAACAGACTTTGCCCTTATGCACAGGGCCTACCTTCCAAGGCCCGACATGCAGGAGTTTATGATAAGGAGGAAAATCCCTCTCTACACCATTGAGGGACAGAGACCTGTAAGGGATTACGACCTGTGGGGACTCTCATTCTCATCGGAGCTTACATACACGAATGCACTTCAAATGATGAAGCTTGCAGGGATTCCCCTTCTAAGGCAGGAAAGGGAGAACTTAGAGGACGTTCCGATAGTCTTTGCAGGAGGTCCCTGCGTCTACAACCCTATTCCACTATCCCCATTCATCGATTTCTTCTCAATCGGAGATGGAGAGGAGACGTTAGTTAAAGTAGCGGAGGTTTTCAGAGAGGTAAAAAGAGAGGGAGGAAAAAAGGAGGACTTCCTCAGGGAAATAAGAAACATTGAGGGAGTTTGGGTTCCAAAGTTTGGTAGGTATCCCGTAAAAAAGGCGGTATTTACTGGCGTTTCTAAGGGTTCTTTCCCAACCTCTCCTCCAGTTCCCGTAGTTGAAACGAGCCAGGACAGAATATCAATTGAAGCTGCAAGGGGTTGCTTAAGGGGATGCAGGTTCTGTCAGGCTGGATACATATACAGGCCTTACAGAGAAAGGGATGAAAACTTAGTAAAAGAGCTTTTAGTAAAAACCTACAGAAATACAGGATACGAGGAGGCATCCCTTAGTGCACTTTCAATATCTGATCACAGCCGCTTCAATCAACTTGTTCCAAAGGTAATGGAGGTCTGCTACAGGGAGGTGATTTCCCTTTCACTTCCATCAATGAGAGTTAAGGGGTTCAATCCAGATTTGGCCTCTCAGATTATGCAGGTTAAAAAGACAGGTTTTACACTGGCCCCAGAAGTTGGCTCAGACAGGCTAAGGAGAATAATAAACAAGGATTTAACAAACGAAGACCTCTTCATAGCAGTTGAAGGACTCTTTTCAAGGGGATGGAACAGAATTAAGCTTTACTTTATGATAGGTCTTCCCTTTGAGAGGGAAGAGGACATTGAGGCGCTGGTAGATATGCTCTGGCAGGTCTATAAAATAGGAAAAAGGTACAGGGGAAGAAAACACTTAGCGGCGGGTATCTCCATTTTTGTTCCAAAGCCCTTTACTCCCTTTCAGTGGGAGCCATTTGCAGATAGGGACGAGGTAAGGGAAAAGGTTGAGTTTATTAAGAAGAAGTCGCCGAAACAGTTTAAGCTCAGGTTCCACGACTACAGACAGTCTATCATAGAGGCCCTATTAACAAGGGGAGGGGAGGATGTAGGAAATCTCCTCTTAAAAGCCCACGATGAGGGGGTACAGCTTGACGAGTGGAAGGAGTACTTTGACTGGGAAAAGTGGGAAAGGGCATTCGAAAAAAGTGGTATCGATTTAGAAAGGGAGCTTGGAGGAAGGGAAACTGAGGAGGAGCTCCCCTGGGACTTTATAGAGGGAGTTGTAACGAAGGAGTTTCTCCTCAGGGAGTTAGAAAGGGCAAGGAAGGAGGAGTGGACTCCAGACTGTAGAATTGTAGGTTGCCATGCCTGTGGAGCTTGTACTCCTGAGCAAATTAGGAATTTAAAAAACTACCCCATTCCTGAAAGGATTGAGTTCTCTGTTCCTCCTAAACCAAAGAGAGAATTTCCATTAAAGAGAAAAGTGGCCCTTATTTTTGAAAAGGTTGGCCCGGCAAAGTACCTGTCTCTTTTAGACCTAACAAGGGCCTTTACAAGAACTTTCAGGAGGTTTGGGGTTCCACTTAGGTACTCTCAGGGTTTCAACCCCCATCCACGGATGAACATCCTCTTTGGCCTTCCTGTAGGAGTTGAGGGGTTAGGAGAAATTGTTGAGGTGGAGCTCTCGGATGAAGGTTATAACTTTGATGAATTCTTAGAGAAGTCGAGGGATTTTCTACCGGAGGGACTGAGGTTTAAAAGGTGGGTAGATGTTGAACCAAAAGGAACAATTTCAAGTTCTATCAATGAGGTTACATACAGGATAAAACCCTACAAGGATTATAAAATTGACAGTCTAAAAAACGGAAGCCTGTCAGAACACATCAAAGAGTTAATCGAATCTGATGGAGAGATTGTTGTTACCTTAAAGGTAACAAACGGTAAAACGGCGAACATAAAGGAAATTTTGAAATATCTGGAGGTTGATTTAAGCAGTGCAGAGGTTGTTAGAGAAGAACTTTTCAAATAAAAAACAGATTTTAATAAATGCCCTCACAAAAGAGGTAAGGATTGCGGTATTGGAAGACGGGGAGTTAGTCGAGTTCTACGTTGAGAGAAAGGGAAAGAGGGGAATAGTTGGAAACATCTACAAAGGCAGAGTCTTAAAAATTGTTCCTGCCGTTCAAGCTGCCTTTGTTGAAATAGGAGTGGGGAAAAAGGCTTTTCTCTACGTAAGGGATGCTATAAACATTGAATTTGATGAGGATGAATTCTTTGAGGAGGAAACGGTTGATATAGAGCTCCCTCCCATTGAGGGGGTTCTGTCGGAGGGTCAGGAGATTCTGGTTCAGGTTTCCAAGGAACCCATTGGAACAAAGGGGCCAAGAGTAACAACCAACTTAACAATTCCGGGACACTACTTGGTTCTCCTCCCGACGGTTAACAGGGTAGGAATTTCAAGGAGAATCTCCGATGAAGAGGAGAGAAAGAGATTAAAGGAGATTGCCCACAGAATAAAGCCGGAAAATTACGGAATAATAGTAAGAACTGCAGCAGAGGGAGCATCTGAGAAGGAGCTCAAAAAGGACCTCCTCTATCTGTTAAAGGTATGGGAGGTCTTTTAGAAAAAGCTGAGAAAAAGCCTCCTCCATCCTGTCTCTACCAGGATTTAGATATAGTTCCTAAAACACTGAGGGACTTGCTTACTGAGGATATATCCGAAGTACTTATTGATTCACAGTTAGAGTACGAAAGAGCTGTTTCATTTGCAAAGGCCTTCATCCCTAAACTTGCAGGGAGAATAAAGCTCTATAAGGGAGAGGTTCCCCTCTTTGAAAAGTTCCAT encodes:
- the nadA gene encoding quinolinate synthase NadA, with the translated sequence MEFTAQIEKLKREKNAVILAHYYVDGLIQDVADFVGDSLELARKAREVDCEIIVFCGVYFMAETAKVLNPEKKVLIPYYKAGCLMADMAIVEEIEEFKRENPEYAVVTYVNSSVDVKAVSDICCTSANAVKVVESLENEKILFVPDKNLGSYVAEKVKGKEIRVWNGYCPIHQKLTVEDVRRRKEENPGAPLVVHPECRKEVRDLADFIGSTSQIVRFVKETSAKKVIVGTERGTIHQLKKLRPDVAFIPAYSEFICDQMKMITPERLLKALEREQFEVSVDPEVAKRAEGALLRMLEVK
- the lepB gene encoding signal peptidase I, which produces MKENKLLENLKSLVVALILALIIRTFIVQSFHIPSGSMIPTLLVGDFILVDKITYHFREPDRGDVVVFHFPLNEDVYYIKRIIGIPGDKIQVIDGKLYINGKPCKYQPAGNFSYWEKGRKFTGKLYYEYLPRKEGGEKKHFILKTGIQGDNTQVFVVPKNKYFMMGDNRNNSYDSRYWGFVDRSKIVGIARIIFFSWDSHKHLPRFNRIFHLVN
- a CDS encoding TIGR03960 family B12-binding radical SAM protein — protein: MRITNSLTTSTIFNSEDLRELYSVKKPAVYLPLELNMGAPSFSEREVRFVLSYPDLYEVGTSHIGGKILYYIINNLTDFALMHRAYLPRPDMQEFMIRRKIPLYTIEGQRPVRDYDLWGLSFSSELTYTNALQMMKLAGIPLLRQERENLEDVPIVFAGGPCVYNPIPLSPFIDFFSIGDGEETLVKVAEVFREVKREGGKKEDFLREIRNIEGVWVPKFGRYPVKKAVFTGVSKGSFPTSPPVPVVETSQDRISIEAARGCLRGCRFCQAGYIYRPYRERDENLVKELLVKTYRNTGYEEASLSALSISDHSRFNQLVPKVMEVCYREVISLSLPSMRVKGFNPDLASQIMQVKKTGFTLAPEVGSDRLRRIINKDLTNEDLFIAVEGLFSRGWNRIKLYFMIGLPFEREEDIEALVDMLWQVYKIGKRYRGRKHLAAGISIFVPKPFTPFQWEPFADRDEVREKVEFIKKKSPKQFKLRFHDYRQSIIEALLTRGGEDVGNLLLKAHDEGVQLDEWKEYFDWEKWERAFEKSGIDLERELGGRETEEELPWDFIEGVVTKEFLLRELERARKEEWTPDCRIVGCHACGACTPEQIRNLKNYPIPERIEFSVPPKPKREFPLKRKVALIFEKVGPAKYLSLLDLTRAFTRTFRRFGVPLRYSQGFNPHPRMNILFGLPVGVEGLGEIVEVELSDEGYNFDEFLEKSRDFLPEGLRFKRWVDVEPKGTISSSINEVTYRIKPYKDYKIDSLKNGSLSEHIKELIESDGEIVVTLKVTNGKTANIKEILKYLEVDLSSAEVVREELFK
- a CDS encoding ribonuclease E/G; protein product: MQRLLEKNFSNKKQILINALTKEVRIAVLEDGELVEFYVERKGKRGIVGNIYKGRVLKIVPAVQAAFVEIGVGKKAFLYVRDAINIEFDEDEFFEEETVDIELPPIEGVLSEGQEILVQVSKEPIGTKGPRVTTNLTIPGHYLVLLPTVNRVGISRRISDEEERKRLKEIAHRIKPENYGIIVRTAAEGASEKELKKDLLYLLKVWEVF